In Mustela lutreola isolate mMusLut2 chromosome 1, mMusLut2.pri, whole genome shotgun sequence, one genomic interval encodes:
- the SCRG1 gene encoding scrapie-responsive protein 1 isoform X2, producing MKFIVLAVTVGLALLLGVHAMPANRLSCYRKTLKDRNCHNLPEGVTDLTKIDVNVQDHFWDGKGCEMICYCNFSELLCCPKDIFFGPKISFVIPCNNR from the exons atgaaattTATAGTACTTGCTGTCACTGTTGGGCTAGCTTTGCTGCTAGGAGTCCATGCCATGCCTGCCAATCGCCTCTCTTGCTACAGAAAGACACTAAAAGATCGCAACTGTCACAACCTTCCAGAGGGAGTAACTGACCTGACAAAGATTGATGTAAACGTCCAGGATCACTTCTGGGATGGAAAGGGATGTGAAATGATCTGTTACTGCAACTTCAGCGAATTGCTCTGCTGCCCAAA aGATATCTTCTTTGGACCAAAGATCTCTTTTGTGATTCCTTGCAACAATCGTTGA
- the SAP30 gene encoding histone deacetylase complex subunit SAP30, with protein MNGFTPEEMSRGGDAAAAVAAVVAAAAAAAASAGNGAGAGAGAEVPGAGAVSAAGPPGAAGPGPGQLCCLREDGERCGRAAGNASFSKRIQKSISQKKVKIELDKSARHLYICDYHKNLIQSVRNRRKRKGSDDDGGDSPVQDIDTPEVDLYQLQVNTLRRYKRHFKLSTRPGLNKAQLVEIVGCHFRSIPVNEKDTLTYFIYSVKNDKNKSDLKVDSSVH; from the exons ATGAACGGCTTCACGCCTGAGGAGATGAGCCGCGGAGGGGACGCGGCCGCCGCAGTGGCAGCAGTGGTCGCCGCCGCCGCGGCTGCCGCAGCTTCAGCCGGGAACGGGGCAGGGGCTGGCGCCGGGGCTGAGGTGCCCGGTGCCGGGGCCGTCTCTGCTGCTGGACCCCCGGGAGCGGCTGGCCCCGGTCCCGGACAGCTGTGCTGTCTGCGGGAGGACGGTGAGCGGTGCGGCCGGGCGGCTGGGAACGCCAGCTTCAGCAAGAGGATCCAGAAGAGCATCTCCCAGAAGAAGGTGAAAATCGAGCTGGATAAGAGC GCAAGGCAtctttacatttgtgattatcaTAAAAACTTAATTCAGAGTGTtcgaaacagaagaaagagaaaagggagtgaTGATGATGGAGGAGATTCACCTGTTCAAGATATTGATACTCCGGAG gtgGATTTATACCAATTACAAGTAAATACACTTCGGAGATACAAAAGACACTTCAAACTATCAACCAGACCAGGACTTAATAAAGCACAACTTGTTGAG atagTTGGTTGCCACTTTAGGTCTATTCCAGTGAATGAAAAGGATACCTTAACATATTTCATCTACTCAGTGAAGAATGACAAGAACAAATCAGATCTCAAGGTTGATAGTAGTGTTCACTAA